The genomic DNA GCGGCCGCCACCTCCTCGGCCCCGGCCGCCCCGCCGCCCACCACCGCCGAGGCGAGCCCCACCCCCACGCCGACCCCGCCTCCGTCCCCCAGCCCGACTCCGACGCCCACCCCCACGCCGACTCCGACACCGACGCCCACCCCGGAGCCCGTCGTCTCGTACGCCAACTGCACCGAGGCCCGCAACGCCGGCGCCGCCCCGCTGCACCGCGGTGACCCCGGTTACCGGCCGGGCCTGGACGCGGACGGCGACGGCGTCGCCTGCGAGTCCACCGGCGGCGGCTCCACGACCACCGGCGGCTCGTCCTCCGGCGGCTCCACGTCCGGCGGGACGTCCTCCGGCGGGGGCTCGGCGCCGTACTACGCGAACTGCGCCGCCGCCCGGGCCGCCGGCGCGGCCCCGCTGCACCGCGGCGACCCCGGCTACCGCTCCGCGCTCGACCGCGACGACGACGGCATCGCCTGCGAGTGACCCGAGGGCCGCAGCCCCCGCCACCGGCCGGTGTCGGTGGCGGGGGCTGCGGTCCCCGGTGGATCGAGGAGGAAGGCCGACGATGAGCGAGGACGTGCTGTCGGTGATTCCGGCGGACCCGTACTGGCGGCCGGAGCGGGGGGTCGGCGAGCGGGTGGCCGCGCTGGTCGCCGGACGGGAGCCGGACGCGGACCACGAGGTGAGCTGGTACGACCGGGTCACGGCGGTCGACTGCGGGGGGAACCTGGAGCGGATCGCCCGCTTCGAGATCGAGGTCTGGAACCCGGAGCGCGAGTGGTTCACCGAGACGGAACTGGCGCACCTGGGGGCCGCGCTGGGTCACCCGGTGCGCCAGATCCGCGCTCACGTCTGAGGGCTGCCCCCGCGGGGGCAGCGGGGTCAGCACTCGATGACGTTGACGGCGAGGCCGCCGCGGGAGGTCTCCTTGTACTTGATCTTCATGTCGGCGCCGGTCTCCTTCATGGTCTTGATCGCCTTGTCGAGGGAGACGTGGTGCCGGCCGTCGCCGCGCAGCGCCATCCGGGCGGCGGTGACGGCCTTGACGGAGGCCATGCCGTTGCGCTCGATGCAGGGGATCTGGACGAGGCCGCCGACCGGGTCGCAGGTGAGGCCGAGGTTGTGCTCGATGCCGATCTCGGCGGCGTTCTCGACCTGCTCGGGGCTGCCGCCGAGGACCTCGGCGAGGCCGCCGGCGGCCATCGAGCAGGCGGAGCCGACCTCGCCCTGGCAGCCGACCTCGGCGCCGGAGATGGAGGCGTTCTCCTTGAAGAGCATGCCGATCGCGCCGGCGGCGAGCAGGAAGCGGACGATGCCGTCCTCGTCCGCACCCGGGATGAAGTTCAGGTAGTAGTGCAGGACGGCCGGGATGATGCCGGCGGCGCCGTTGGTGGGGGCGGTGACCACGCGGCGGCCGGAGGCGTTCTCCTCGTTCACGGCCATCGCGTAGAGGGTGACCCACTCCATCGCGTTGGCCGGGCCGATGCCCTCGGCGCGCAGCGCGCGGGCCGCGGCGGCTGCGCGGCGGCGGACCTTGAGCCCGCCGGGCAGGATGCCCTCGCGGGCCATGCCGGCGGCGACGCACTCCTGCATCACGGCCCAGATCTGCAGCAGGCCGGAGCGGATCTCGGCCTCGCTGCGCCAGGCCTTCTCGTTCTCCAGCATCAGCCCGGAGATGGACAGGCCGGTCTCGCGGGTGAGCCGGAGCAGTTCCTCGCCGGTGCGGAAGGGGTAGCGCAGCTGGGTGTCGTCGGGGACGACGCGGTCGGCGCCGATGGCGTCCTCGTCGACGACGAAGCCGCCGCCGACCGAGTAGTAGGTCTTCTCCAGCAGGGTGGAGCCGTCGGCGGCGAAGGCCCAGAGGGTCATGCCGTTGGCGTGGTAGGGCAGGGCCTTGCGGCGGTGCAGGACCAGCTGGGTGTCGGGGTCGAACGGGATCTCGTGGGTGCCGAGCAGGTTGATCCGCTTCTCGGCGCGGATCCGCTCGACGTCGAGGTCGGCCCGGTCGACGTCCACGGTGCGGGGGGAGTTGTTCTCCAGGCCGAGCAGGACGGCCTTGGGGGTGCCGTGGCCGTGGCCGGTGGCGCCGAGCGAGCCGAACAGCTCGGCGCGCAGCGTGGCGACGTCGGCGATCAGGCCTTCGGACTTGAGGCGGCGGGCGAACATCCGGGCCGCGCGCATCGGGCCGACGGTGTGCGACGACGAGGGGCCGATGCCGATGGAGAAGAGGTCGAAGACGCTGATGGCCACGGAGGGACGTCCTTGTCTGGTCTCGTGGGGTAAACAGAGGGCGGTGACATGGGACGGGGCACCGCGCGCACTGTCCAGTGTGCGCGGTGCCCCGGAAAACCACGGGCGCCGGCCCGGTGAGGCCGGTCACCCGGTGCGGCTTACAGCTCGGGGTAGAGCGGGTGCTTCGCGGCGAGGGCGGTGACCCGGGCCTTGAGCGCGGTGGCCTTGGCCTCGTCGAAGCCCGGGAGGAGGGTCTCGGCGATGATGTCGGCGACCTCGCGGAAGTCCTCGGCGCCGAAGCCGCGGGTGGCCAGGGCCGGGGTGCCGATGCGCAGGCCGGAGGTGACCATCGGCGGGCGCGGGTCGTTCGGGACGGCGTTGCGGTTGACCGTGATGCCGACCTCGTGCAGGCGGTCCTCGGCGTCCTGGCCGTTGAGCTCGCTGTTGCGCAGGTCGACCAGGACCAGGTGCACGTCGGTGCCGCCGGACAGGACGCTGGCGCCGGCGGCGGCGACGTCGTCCTGCAGGAGGCGCTCGGCGAGCAGCTTGGCGCCCTCCAGGGTGCGCTGCTGGCGCTCCTTGAACTCCTCCGAGGCGGCGACCTTGAAGGCCACGGCCTTGCCGGCGATCACGTGCTCGAGCGGGCCGCCCTGCTGGCCGGGGAAGACCGCGGAGTTGATCTTCTTGGCCCACTGCTCCTTGCACAGGATGACGCCGCCGCGCGGGCCGCCCAGGGTCTTGTGCGTGGTGGTGGTGACCACGTCGGCGTACGGCACCGGGGAGGGGTGCAGACCGGCGGCGACCAGGCCGGCGAAGTGCGCCATGTCGACCATGAGGAGCGCGCCGACCTCGTCCGCGATGCGGCGGAACTCGGCGAAGTCCAGCTGGCGCGGGTAGGCGGACCAGCCGGCGATGATCAGCTTGGGCTGGTGCTCCTTGGCGAGGCGCTCGACCTCGGCCATGTCGACCTGGCCGGTCTTCTCGTCGACGTGGTACGCGGCCACGTTGTAGAGCTTGCCGGAGAAGTTGATCTTCATGCCGTGGGTCAGGTGACCGCCGTGGGCCAGGTTGAGGCCCAGGATGGTGTCGCCCGGCTGGATCAGCGCGAACATGGCGGCGGCGTTGGCCTGCGCGCCGGAGTGCGGCTGGACGTTGGCGTGCTCGGCGCCGAACAGCTCCTTGATGCGGTCGATCGCGATCTGCTCGACCACGTCGACGTGCTCGCAGCCGCCGTAGTAGCGGCGGCCGGGGTAGCCCTCGGCGTACTTGTTGGTCAGGACCGAGCCCTGGGCCTCCATGACCGCCACCGGGGCGAAGTTCTCGGAGGCGATCATTTCGAGGGTGGTCTGCTGGCGGTGCAGCTCGGCGTCGACCGCGGCGGCGATCTCCGGGTCGAGCGCGTGCAGGGACTGGTTGAGAACCGTCATGAGGTGGATCTCCCCGTGGAGCGGGTGGACGGAGGCGGGGCGGCCGCCGCGCTGCGGCCGCCCCCGGGACACGAGTCGGGTCAGCCGCCGATGAAGGCGGTGTACTCCTCGGCGCTGAGCAGCTTGTCGGTGGCCTCGACGCGGACCTTGAACAGCCAGGCGCCCTCGAAGGCCTCCGCGTTCACCAGCGCCGGGTCGTCGATGACGGCCTGGTTGACCTCGGTGACCTCGCCGGTGGCGGGGGAGAACAGGTCGCTGACCGACTTGGTGGACTCGAGCTCGCCACAGGTCTCACCCGCGGTGACGGTGTCGCCGACCTCCGGGAGCTGGACGTACACGATGTCGCCGAGGGCGTCGGCGGCGTGGGCGGTGATGCCGACGGTCGCGACGGCGCCCACCTCAGCGGTGGTCAGCCACTCGTGCTCCTCGGTGTACTGCAGGTGCGTGGGGTTGCTCATGACGTCATTCTCCAGGATCGCAAGAGGGTAGGGCGGAGCCGTCCGCTGAGCGGACCGGGCAGTGAAGGGGGAGGAGGCTCAGCGGGCGCGCTTGTAGAACGGCAGCGCCACGACCTCGACCGGCTCGTGCTTGCCGCGCACGTCCACCGCGACCGCGGTGCCCGGCTCGGCGTGCGCGGCGTCCACGTACGCGATGGCGATCGGCTTGCCCAGGGTGGGGGAGGGCGAGCCGGAGGTGATGGTGCCGATCG from Kitasatospora terrestris includes the following:
- the gcvH gene encoding glycine cleavage system protein GcvH, whose protein sequence is MSNPTHLQYTEEHEWLTTAEVGAVATVGITAHAADALGDIVYVQLPEVGDTVTAGETCGELESTKSVSDLFSPATGEVTEVNQAVIDDPALVNAEAFEGAWLFKVRVEATDKLLSAEEYTAFIGG
- a CDS encoding excalibur calcium-binding domain-containing protein — its product is MTYAYPPPAPARAPWWRRTGPILLVLFLLPPVGLILVWTSLWQKPAKVVVSVIGGLYGLIWLGAVVADPKADRADFVQPAAATSSAPAAPPPTTAEASPTPTPTPPPSPSPTPTPTPTPTPTPTPTPEPVVSYANCTEARNAGAAPLHRGDPGYRPGLDADGDGVACESTGGGSTTTGGSSSGGSTSGGTSSGGGSAPYYANCAAARAAGAAPLHRGDPGYRSALDRDDDGIACE
- the glyA gene encoding serine hydroxymethyltransferase — encoded protein: MTVLNQSLHALDPEIAAAVDAELHRQQTTLEMIASENFAPVAVMEAQGSVLTNKYAEGYPGRRYYGGCEHVDVVEQIAIDRIKELFGAEHANVQPHSGAQANAAAMFALIQPGDTILGLNLAHGGHLTHGMKINFSGKLYNVAAYHVDEKTGQVDMAEVERLAKEHQPKLIIAGWSAYPRQLDFAEFRRIADEVGALLMVDMAHFAGLVAAGLHPSPVPYADVVTTTTHKTLGGPRGGVILCKEQWAKKINSAVFPGQQGGPLEHVIAGKAVAFKVAASEEFKERQQRTLEGAKLLAERLLQDDVAAAGASVLSGGTDVHLVLVDLRNSELNGQDAEDRLHEVGITVNRNAVPNDPRPPMVTSGLRIGTPALATRGFGAEDFREVADIIAETLLPGFDEAKATALKARVTALAAKHPLYPEL
- a CDS encoding L-serine ammonia-lyase is translated as MAISVFDLFSIGIGPSSSHTVGPMRAARMFARRLKSEGLIADVATLRAELFGSLGATGHGHGTPKAVLLGLENNSPRTVDVDRADLDVERIRAEKRINLLGTHEIPFDPDTQLVLHRRKALPYHANGMTLWAFAADGSTLLEKTYYSVGGGFVVDEDAIGADRVVPDDTQLRYPFRTGEELLRLTRETGLSISGLMLENEKAWRSEAEIRSGLLQIWAVMQECVAAGMAREGILPGGLKVRRRAAAAARALRAEGIGPANAMEWVTLYAMAVNEENASGRRVVTAPTNGAAGIIPAVLHYYLNFIPGADEDGIVRFLLAAGAIGMLFKENASISGAEVGCQGEVGSACSMAAGGLAEVLGGSPEQVENAAEIGIEHNLGLTCDPVGGLVQIPCIERNGMASVKAVTAARMALRGDGRHHVSLDKAIKTMKETGADMKIKYKETSRGGLAVNVIEC